A stretch of the Gracilinanus agilis isolate LMUSP501 chromosome 4, AgileGrace, whole genome shotgun sequence genome encodes the following:
- the KLHDC9 gene encoding kelch domain-containing protein 9, producing the protein MAATQGPSWAWRPVARDPLLARAFHSCTVLRGQLYVVGGLPCGGAHEPLGDAVTFDPAAGRTSRAGGSGGPRRSHHDAACVGGRWLCVVGGWDGSRRVAAVAALDAEHGVWEVWSAAPGNSPPAGLSSHTCTRLSDHELRVAGREGGTRTQRRYGSVYTLRVDPTARTYSYREEGCHTASRSGHCAALLRTGGSHPGHQLLLFGGCNSPEPEVAGHWGQDQIQEEPVVASGLIEKLSRLVGSEQGALQGPRGLRHHSCSVVGPFAVLFGGETLTRARDTVCNDLYIYDTRKPRRRWFHFPCADRRMKRVGHRTCLWDDQLYLVGGFSEDGKTASPDVYTLELTI; encoded by the exons ATGGCTGCTACCCAGGGCCCGAGTTGGGCCTGGCGACCTGTAGCACGGGATCCTCTCCTAGCCCGAGCGTTTCACTCATGCACCGTGCTGCGGGGACAGCTCTACGTGGTCGGGGGCCTGCCGTGTGGGGGCGCGCACGAGCCCCTCGGGGACGCGGTGACCTTTGACCCGGCAGCGGGCCGGACCTCCCGGGCGGGAGGCTCCGGCGGGCCCAGGCGCAGCCACCACGATGCGGCATGCGTAGGCGGTCGTTGGCTGTGCGTGGTGGGTGGCTGGGACGGGTCCCGTCGAGTGGCGGCCGTAGCCGCCCTGGATGCTGAGCATGGGGTTTGGGAGGTATGGTCCGCAGCCCCGGGCAACAGCCCCCCGGCCGGCCTCAGCAGCCACACTTGCACCCGCCTGTCGGACCACGAGCTGCGTGTGGCCGGGCGCGAGGGCGGCACTCGCACCCAGCGCCGCTACGGCAGCGTCTACACCCTGCGCGTGGACCCCACTGCGCGCACCTACAG CTACCGCGAAGAAGGCTGCCACACGGCCTCACGCTCCGGGCACTGCGCCGCGCTGCTCCGCACTGGCGGCTCCCACCCGGGCCACCAGCTCCTGCTCTTCGGGGGCTGCAACTCCCCCGAGCCCGAAGTGGCTGGGCACTGGGGTCAGGACCAGATCCAG GAGGAGCCAGTTGTTGCCTCTGGGCTGATAGAAAAGCTTTCCAGGTTAGTCGGCAGTGAGCAGGGGGCCCTGCAGGGGCCCCGGGGTCTTCGGCACCATTCCTGCTCCGTGGTGGGGCCCTTTGCGGTGCTGTTTGGTGGAGAAACTCTGACCAGAGCTCGGGACACAGTCTGCAATGACCTTTACATCTATGACACTC GCAAACCAAGAAGGCGCTGGTTTCACTTTCCCTGTGCAGATCGAAGAATGAAACGTGTAGGCCATCGAACCTGCCTCTGGGATGACCAGCTCTATCTAGTTGGGGGCTTTAGTGAGGATGGCAAGACTGCAAGTCCAGATGTTTATACATTGGAACTAACTATCTGA